One window of Novosphingobium sp. 9U genomic DNA carries:
- a CDS encoding exo-beta-N-acetylmuramidase NamZ domain-containing protein, with translation MKFGIDRLLADPVLRKPLEGRRVALVAHPASVTEGLVHSLDALIAAGVNVTSAFGPQHGLKGDKQDNMVETGDEVDPTYGIPVFSLYGEVRRPTEGMMSTADVFLFDLQDLGCRIYTFVTTLLYLLEAASGAGKSVWVLDRPNPAGRPVEGTTLLAGQESFVGAGPMPMRHGLTLGEMGHWFVRQFDLDVDYRVIAMEGWQPDHAPGFGCPTDRIWINPSPNAANLNMARSYAGTVMLEGTTLSEGRGTTRPLEVLFGAPDVAAGRVLAEMQAFAPDWLAGCALRECWFEPTFHKHAGALCNALMIHAEGPFYDHSVFRPWRLQALAFKAIRRLYPDYPIWRDFPYEYEFDRLAIDVINGGPALREWVDDPAAKPGDLEALASRNETAWREEIADLLLY, from the coding sequence ATGAAGTTCGGTATCGATCGCCTGCTCGCCGACCCGGTCTTGCGCAAGCCGCTGGAGGGCCGCCGGGTGGCTCTCGTCGCACATCCTGCCTCGGTGACCGAAGGCCTCGTCCATTCGCTCGATGCGCTGATTGCGGCCGGCGTGAACGTGACCTCGGCGTTCGGCCCTCAGCATGGGCTGAAGGGGGACAAGCAGGACAACATGGTCGAGACCGGCGACGAGGTTGATCCGACCTATGGCATCCCCGTCTTCAGCCTCTACGGCGAGGTGAGGCGCCCGACCGAAGGGATGATGTCGACGGCCGACGTGTTCCTGTTCGACCTGCAGGACCTGGGTTGTCGCATCTACACTTTCGTGACGACGCTTCTCTACCTGCTCGAAGCCGCATCGGGCGCCGGCAAGAGCGTGTGGGTGCTCGACAGGCCCAATCCCGCCGGCCGCCCGGTTGAGGGCACGACGCTGCTGGCCGGGCAGGAAAGCTTCGTGGGTGCGGGGCCGATGCCGATGCGGCATGGATTGACGTTGGGAGAGATGGGGCACTGGTTCGTCCGGCAGTTCGACCTCGACGTCGACTATCGGGTGATTGCGATGGAGGGATGGCAGCCCGACCACGCACCCGGCTTTGGTTGCCCGACGGATCGCATCTGGATCAATCCCAGCCCCAACGCCGCCAACCTCAACATGGCACGCAGCTACGCCGGTACCGTGATGCTGGAGGGCACCACGCTTTCAGAGGGTCGCGGCACGACTCGGCCGCTGGAAGTGCTATTCGGCGCGCCCGACGTTGCAGCGGGCAGGGTCCTGGCTGAAATGCAGGCCTTCGCGCCCGACTGGCTTGCTGGCTGTGCACTACGCGAGTGCTGGTTCGAGCCGACGTTCCACAAGCACGCCGGCGCCCTGTGCAACGCGCTAATGATCCACGCCGAGGGACCGTTCTACGATCACTCCGTGTTCCGTCCCTGGCGCTTGCAGGCGCTGGCGTTCAAGGCGATCCGGCGGCTCTATCCCGACTACCCGATCTGGCGTGATTTTCCTTACGAGTACGAGTTCGACCGACTGGCGATTGACGTCATCAACGGTGGGCCGGCCTTGCGCGAGTGGGTCGACGATCCGGCGGCCAAGCCGGGTGACCTTGAAGCTCTGGCGAGCCGCAACGAGACGGCGTGGCGGGAAGAGATCGCAGACCTCCTCCTCTACTGA
- a CDS encoding lipid II flippase Amj family protein, with the protein MDRQLLIICLLTAAINLIGTLAYAARIAGVRTRRIAMSFALFNILVLVSRTSNSFLGPFLAKRIESRLATGGGDALLGDFRLVLASASIAVFLGILLVPTGQRLFATGIGYFQVHRSTGKLVMRLASPAGFHAVRRSIRMPSLSHLRGFAQDRGVGWGVLVANCLAQALIVVGVLASLYAGFLNPQYRVTASQLSAVVNGFATILLFALIDPQLSVMTDDVVEGRIDEARFRRTIVWISISRLVGTLLAQALFVPAAHSVAWIANYV; encoded by the coding sequence ATGGACCGGCAACTGCTCATCATCTGCCTGCTGACGGCGGCGATCAACCTCATCGGCACGTTGGCCTACGCCGCGCGCATCGCCGGGGTGCGCACCCGCCGCATCGCCATGAGCTTTGCGCTCTTCAACATCCTGGTGCTGGTGTCGCGCACCTCGAACAGTTTCCTCGGGCCCTTCCTCGCCAAGCGGATCGAGAGCCGGCTGGCGACGGGCGGCGGCGACGCGCTGCTGGGCGACTTCCGGCTGGTGCTTGCCTCCGCCTCGATCGCGGTGTTCCTCGGCATCCTGCTGGTGCCGACCGGCCAGCGCCTGTTCGCGACCGGGATCGGCTACTTCCAGGTCCACCGCTCGACCGGCAAGCTGGTGATGCGCCTCGCCTCGCCCGCAGGGTTCCATGCGGTGCGCCGTTCGATCCGAATGCCATCGCTGTCCCACTTGCGCGGCTTCGCGCAAGACCGCGGCGTCGGCTGGGGCGTGCTGGTGGCCAACTGCCTGGCGCAGGCGCTGATCGTGGTGGGCGTGCTGGCCTCGCTCTATGCGGGCTTCCTCAACCCGCAGTATCGCGTCACGGCTTCGCAGCTGTCGGCAGTGGTGAACGGCTTCGCGACGATCCTGCTCTTCGCGCTGATCGACCCGCAGCTGTCGGTGATGACAGATGACGTCGTAGAGGGCCGCATCGACGAAGCGCGGTTCCGGCGCACGATCGTGTGGATCTCCATCAGCCGCCTGGTAGGCACGCTGCTGGCGCAGGCGCTGTTCGTTCCGGCGGCCCACTCAGTCGCCTGGATCGCCAACTACGTTTGA
- a CDS encoding VWA domain-containing protein — protein MFFNFVDELRAAGIKASFKEHLTLLEALDKDVIEQTPEAFYYLSRATFVKDEGLLDRFDQVFQKVFKGILTDYGQQPVDIPEDWLKKLAKRYFSQEEMDAVKKLGSWDEIMETLKKRLEEQQKRHSGGNKWVGTNGTSPFGHSGYNPEGIRVGGEGQHGRAVKVWEKREFANLDNTKELGTRNIKVALRRLRRFAREGAAEELDLDATIEGTAKQGWLDVVMRPERHNAVKVLLFLDVGGSMDPFIKLVEELFSAATAEFKNLEFFYFHNCLYEGVWKDNRRRWSQRDKTWDVLHKYGHDYKVIFVGDAAMSPYEISHPGGSVEHMNEEAGAVWLQRIVQTYPATVWLNPTPQRQWEYSTSTRMVRELLHDQMYPLTLDGLEDAMRELTRKKA, from the coding sequence ATGTTCTTCAACTTCGTCGACGAGCTGCGCGCCGCCGGGATCAAGGCCTCCTTCAAGGAGCACCTGACGCTGCTGGAAGCGCTCGACAAGGACGTGATCGAGCAGACGCCCGAGGCGTTCTACTATCTCAGCCGCGCCACCTTCGTGAAGGACGAGGGCCTGCTCGATCGCTTCGACCAGGTGTTCCAGAAGGTCTTCAAGGGCATCCTTACCGACTACGGCCAGCAGCCGGTCGACATACCCGAGGACTGGCTGAAGAAGCTGGCCAAGCGCTACTTCTCCCAGGAGGAGATGGACGCCGTCAAGAAGCTCGGCTCCTGGGACGAGATCATGGAGACGCTGAAGAAGCGGCTCGAGGAACAGCAGAAGCGCCACTCCGGCGGCAACAAGTGGGTCGGTACGAACGGCACGTCGCCGTTCGGGCACTCGGGCTACAATCCGGAAGGCATCCGCGTCGGCGGGGAAGGCCAGCACGGACGCGCGGTCAAGGTGTGGGAGAAGCGCGAGTTCGCCAATCTCGACAACACCAAGGAACTGGGCACGCGCAACATCAAGGTCGCGCTGCGCCGCCTTCGCCGGTTTGCCCGCGAGGGCGCGGCCGAGGAGCTGGACCTGGACGCCACAATTGAGGGCACGGCCAAGCAAGGCTGGCTCGACGTGGTTATGCGGCCGGAGCGGCACAATGCGGTCAAGGTGCTGCTGTTCCTCGACGTCGGCGGCTCGATGGACCCGTTCATCAAGCTGGTGGAGGAGCTGTTCAGCGCCGCCACCGCCGAGTTCAAGAATCTGGAGTTCTTCTACTTCCACAACTGCCTGTATGAAGGCGTGTGGAAGGACAATCGCCGGCGCTGGTCGCAACGGGACAAGACCTGGGACGTGCTCCACAAGTACGGGCACGACTACAAGGTGATCTTCGTCGGCGACGCGGCGATGAGTCCGTACGAGATCAGCCATCCTGGCGGCTCGGTGGAGCACATGAACGAGGAGGCTGGCGCTGTGTGGCTGCAGCGGATCGTGCAGACCTACCCGGCGACGGTGTGGCTGAATCCCACGCCGCAGCGCCAGTGGGAGTACTCGACATCCACCCGCATGGTGCGCGAACTGCTGCACGACCAGATGTACCCGCTGACCTTGGATGGCCTGGAAGACGCGATGCGCGAACTGACGCGCAAGAAGGCGTGA
- a CDS encoding GFA family protein: MTAPYTGRCNCGGVTVAIDAEPVTTRQCWCRQCQKIAAGGPTNNAIFPLEAITIAGARAQSSYVAASGNTLTHEFCATCGSHVLAHSSARPHLRTIRMGMLNEGHGLAPAAAIWLDDAPAWAHIDPALERWDQQPPAPAMGQ; encoded by the coding sequence ATGACCGCGCCGTACACCGGCCGGTGCAACTGCGGCGGCGTCACCGTTGCCATCGACGCTGAGCCTGTCACCACGCGGCAGTGCTGGTGCCGCCAGTGCCAGAAGATCGCCGCCGGTGGCCCGACGAACAACGCGATCTTCCCACTCGAGGCGATCACGATCGCAGGCGCGCGGGCGCAGTCCAGCTACGTAGCGGCCAGCGGCAATACCCTCACGCACGAGTTCTGCGCGACTTGCGGCAGCCACGTGCTCGCCCACTCCAGCGCGCGGCCGCACTTGCGTACCATTCGCATGGGGATGCTGAACGAAGGGCACGGCCTTGCTCCGGCAGCGGCGATCTGGCTTGATGACGCGCCGGCCTGGGCCCACATCGATCCCGCGCTGGAGCGCTGGGACCAGCAGCCGCCGGCACCGGCAATGGGGCAATAG
- a CDS encoding MoxR family ATPase — protein sequence MQRFEGTSNYVATDDLKVAVNAAVLLRRPLLVKGEPGTGKTVLAEQIAEALGAPLITWNVKSTTKAHQGLYEYDAVARLRDGQLGDSRVHDISNYIRKGKLWEAFTSPTLPVLLIDEIDKADIEFPNDLLAELDRMAFDVYETGEHIAAAERPIIIITSNNEKDLPDAFLRRCFFHYIKFPDRETMQSIIDVHYPGIQKTLVTKAMEIFYSLREVPGLKKKPSTSELLDWLKLLMNEDMPLDVLQNQDASKAIPPLHGALLKNEQDVMMFERLAFMSRRGS from the coding sequence ATGCAGCGTTTCGAAGGCACCAGCAATTACGTCGCCACCGACGATCTCAAGGTCGCGGTCAATGCCGCCGTGCTGCTGCGCCGTCCTCTCCTGGTCAAGGGCGAGCCCGGCACCGGCAAGACCGTGCTGGCCGAGCAGATTGCCGAAGCGCTGGGCGCGCCGCTGATCACCTGGAACGTTAAGTCGACGACGAAAGCCCATCAGGGCCTCTACGAGTACGACGCGGTCGCCCGCTTGCGCGACGGCCAGCTCGGCGACAGCCGCGTGCACGACATCTCCAACTACATCCGCAAGGGCAAGCTGTGGGAGGCGTTCACCAGCCCCACCCTGCCCGTCCTGCTGATCGACGAGATCGACAAGGCCGATATCGAGTTCCCCAACGACTTGCTCGCCGAACTCGATCGCATGGCCTTCGACGTCTACGAAACCGGCGAGCACATCGCCGCGGCCGAGCGCCCGATCATCATCATCACCTCGAACAACGAAAAGGACCTGCCCGACGCGTTCCTGCGCCGCTGCTTCTTCCACTACATCAAGTTCCCCGACCGCGAGACGATGCAGTCGATCATCGACGTGCACTATCCCGGCATCCAGAAGACGCTCGTCACGAAGGCGATGGAGATCTTCTACTCCTTGCGCGAAGTACCCGGTCTCAAGAAGAAGCCCTCCACCAGCGAGCTGCTCGACTGGCTCAAGCTGCTAATGAATGAGGACATGCCGCTCGACGTGCTGCAGAACCAGGATGCCAGCAAGGCGATCCCGCCGCTGCACGGGGCGCTGCTGAAGAACGAACAGGACGTGATGATGTTCGAGCGGCTGGCGTTCATGTCGCGGCGGGGGAGTTGA
- a CDS encoding glycosyltransferase family 87 protein: MGLDLRRADWLTATRAKAYLWILALLNLGTLGALMASARNGVDRNGFLLGTDFLSFWTVGRMLQGHANPYDQAAHIAAQQAYFTQADAFTAFFYPPGFLPFCYPLGWLSYFPALIAWLLLTGAAFAFSLRRWLKAFPIGAPWWLLLAAFPATVIEITHGQTAFLSSALLTLGMLVAGTRPYLAGILFGLATLKPQFGVLLPVVLLLTGQWRVGVSAVLTAAALGVFSAAVFGPHVWADWFMLTQAAQAAMDAGTVGYAKMVSPFAALMLLGIPQGPAYIVHAAIAIAVAAMLATVSWRRRYTPELGALALAGAVLASPFVLDYDMLLLMPAMIVVGSQGIAGGFRAWERLALLLAFAAPAFARPLGMNLHLPIMPEIAFFLFWVLWRRARAAPLESSTHA, from the coding sequence ATGGGGCTGGATCTACGCAGGGCTGACTGGCTGACGGCGACGCGAGCCAAAGCCTATCTGTGGATCCTGGCGCTGCTGAACCTCGGCACGCTGGGTGCGCTGATGGCGAGTGCGCGCAACGGCGTGGACCGGAACGGCTTCCTGCTCGGCACCGACTTCCTCAGCTTCTGGACGGTCGGCCGCATGCTGCAGGGGCATGCAAATCCGTACGATCAGGCTGCACATATCGCCGCGCAGCAGGCGTACTTCACGCAAGCCGATGCCTTCACGGCGTTCTTCTATCCGCCTGGTTTTCTGCCATTTTGCTATCCGCTCGGTTGGCTGAGTTATTTTCCCGCGCTTATCGCGTGGCTGCTCCTGACCGGCGCGGCGTTTGCATTCTCGCTCCGGCGCTGGCTCAAGGCGTTTCCGATCGGCGCGCCATGGTGGCTGCTGCTGGCGGCGTTCCCTGCGACCGTGATCGAGATCACGCATGGGCAGACCGCGTTCCTGTCGTCCGCGCTGCTGACGCTGGGCATGTTGGTGGCCGGCACGCGGCCCTACCTTGCCGGCATTCTGTTTGGCCTTGCGACACTCAAGCCGCAGTTCGGCGTGCTGCTCCCTGTGGTGCTGCTGCTGACTGGACAATGGCGTGTCGGCGTGAGTGCGGTGCTGACGGCGGCCGCGCTCGGCGTCTTCTCGGCGGCCGTATTCGGCCCGCACGTCTGGGCCGACTGGTTCATGCTGACTCAGGCTGCGCAGGCCGCCATGGACGCCGGCACTGTGGGCTATGCCAAGATGGTCAGCCCATTCGCGGCGCTGATGCTGCTGGGAATTCCGCAAGGGCCTGCCTATATCGTTCACGCAGCGATCGCCATCGCCGTGGCCGCGATGCTCGCCACCGTAAGCTGGCGGCGGCGCTATACGCCGGAATTGGGCGCCTTGGCGCTGGCAGGGGCGGTGCTGGCTTCTCCCTTCGTGCTCGATTACGATATGCTGTTGCTGATGCCTGCGATGATCGTGGTCGGCTCGCAAGGGATCGCCGGTGGTTTCCGCGCCTGGGAGCGCCTCGCGTTGCTCCTGGCCTTTGCTGCGCCGGCGTTCGCAAGGCCGCTGGGCATGAACCTGCACCTGCCGATCATGCCTGAGATCGCATTCTTCCTCTTCTGGGTGCTATGGCGCCGTGCGCGCGCCGCCCCTCTCGAAAGTTCAACTCATGCCTGA
- a CDS encoding NYN domain-containing protein — translation MPDNSSNIALLIDADNASPANIDAALTILGDLGTVNVRRIYGNWSKPGLKGWSKLMHRYALEPQQQFDLTKGKNATDMKMTIDAMDLLYGGRVEGFGLMTSDSDFMPLAMRIRQNGTPVYGFGTARTPEAFREACTRFIDLDAVVEDEEDELILPPAIRPRSAAKTTAVEAGSTSASSTAVKEKTAAPTAKPREKPAVDEALIKLLGDAWKASKRDEHGFASLQEVGQRAANRSSFDARSYGFSRLADLVKSLPNFTTEKRESGLFLKRVR, via the coding sequence ATGCCTGATAACTCTTCCAACATCGCGCTGCTGATCGACGCCGACAACGCCTCGCCCGCGAACATCGACGCCGCGCTCACCATCCTGGGCGACCTTGGCACGGTCAACGTGCGGCGCATCTACGGCAACTGGAGCAAGCCGGGCCTCAAGGGCTGGTCCAAGCTGATGCACCGCTATGCGCTGGAGCCGCAGCAGCAGTTCGACCTCACCAAAGGCAAGAACGCCACCGACATGAAGATGACCATCGACGCCATGGACTTGCTCTACGGTGGCCGCGTCGAGGGGTTCGGGCTGATGACCAGCGACAGCGACTTCATGCCGCTTGCCATGCGCATCCGCCAGAACGGCACGCCCGTCTACGGCTTCGGCACCGCGCGTACGCCCGAAGCCTTCCGCGAGGCCTGCACCCGCTTCATCGACCTCGATGCCGTGGTCGAGGATGAGGAGGACGAGCTGATCCTGCCTCCGGCGATCCGTCCTCGATCGGCAGCGAAGACGACGGCGGTAGAAGCCGGGTCAACGTCGGCGTCGAGCACTGCCGTGAAAGAAAAAACGGCCGCGCCCACTGCCAAGCCGCGGGAAAAGCCCGCCGTTGACGAAGCGTTGATCAAACTGCTCGGCGATGCGTGGAAAGCCAGCAAGCGCGACGAGCATGGGTTCGCAAGCTTGCAGGAAGTGGGCCAGCGCGCGGCGAACCGGTCAAGCTTCGATGCCCGCAGCTACGGCTTCTCGCGGCTCGCGGACCTGGTGAAATCATTGCCCAACTTCACCACAGAGAAACGCGAAAGCGGGTTGTTCCTGAAACGCGTCCGATAA
- the parE gene encoding DNA topoisomerase IV subunit B produces MSDDLFDKLPTASGEAYDASAIEVLEGLEPVRRRPGMYIGGTDERALHHLAAEVLDNAMDEAVAGHANRIEVMLEEGNRLTITDNGRGIPIGEHPKFPGKSALEVILSTLHSGGKFSGKAYATSGGLHGVGISVVNALSSHTRVEVAQNKELYAQEFARGATLGKLQKIGAAPNRRGTSVSFTPDTEIFGDQQFKPARLFKLVRSKAYLFAGVEIRWKCAPSQATEDVPAEAVFQFPGGLADHLAEQIAGRECVTSQFFSGSQDFPKEDGAEQGRVEWAIAWPLYSDGAYSYYCNTIPTPDGGTHEQGLRGALTKGIRAFAELVGQGKKVKDITPDDVVTGSEVMLSVFIRDPQFQSQTKDRLTSPDAVRLVENAVRDHFDHFLTDNMDRGKALLGTILERMDERLRRKAEREIKRKTATSARKLRLPGKLTDCSGEGKGETELFIVEGDSAGGSAKQARDRKTQAILPIRGKILNVASASADKIRANQEIADLQLALGCGIRKDCNPDNLRYDRIVIMTDADVDGAHIATLLMTFFFQEMPEIVRRGHLYLAQPPLYRLTSGASSAYARDDAHRAELEKTKFKGKKVEVGRFKGLGEMNPGQLRETTMSPETRSLIRITLPPEYEGRAAVKDLVDRLMGRNPEHRFQFIQNRAGEIDPELIDA; encoded by the coding sequence ATGTCCGACGATCTCTTCGACAAGCTGCCCACCGCCTCCGGCGAAGCTTACGACGCTTCCGCCATCGAAGTGCTCGAAGGGCTCGAGCCTGTCCGCCGCCGCCCCGGCATGTACATCGGCGGCACCGACGAGCGCGCGCTGCACCACCTTGCCGCCGAAGTGCTCGACAACGCGATGGACGAGGCGGTCGCCGGCCATGCCAACCGCATCGAGGTGATGCTGGAAGAAGGCAACCGCCTCACCATCACCGACAACGGCCGCGGCATTCCGATCGGAGAGCACCCCAAGTTCCCGGGCAAGTCGGCGCTGGAGGTGATCCTCTCTACCCTGCACTCGGGCGGCAAGTTCTCCGGCAAGGCCTATGCGACCAGCGGCGGCCTTCACGGCGTCGGCATCTCGGTGGTGAACGCGCTGTCGAGCCACACCCGCGTCGAAGTGGCGCAGAACAAGGAACTCTACGCGCAGGAGTTCGCGCGCGGGGCGACGCTGGGCAAGCTGCAGAAGATCGGCGCCGCGCCCAACCGCCGCGGCACTTCGGTCAGCTTCACGCCGGACACCGAGATCTTCGGCGACCAGCAGTTCAAGCCCGCGCGGCTGTTCAAGTTGGTGCGCTCCAAGGCCTACCTCTTCGCCGGGGTCGAGATCCGCTGGAAGTGTGCGCCGTCGCAGGCGACCGAGGACGTGCCCGCCGAGGCGGTGTTCCAGTTCCCGGGTGGCCTCGCCGATCACTTGGCCGAGCAGATCGCCGGGCGTGAGTGCGTCACCAGTCAGTTCTTCTCAGGCAGCCAGGACTTCCCCAAGGAAGACGGCGCCGAGCAGGGCCGCGTGGAGTGGGCGATCGCTTGGCCGCTCTACTCCGACGGCGCCTACTCGTACTATTGCAACACGATCCCCACGCCCGACGGCGGCACCCATGAGCAGGGCCTGCGCGGCGCCCTCACCAAGGGCATCCGTGCATTTGCCGAGCTCGTGGGCCAGGGCAAGAAGGTCAAGGACATCACCCCGGACGACGTGGTGACCGGCAGCGAAGTCATGCTCTCGGTCTTCATCCGCGACCCGCAGTTCCAGAGCCAGACCAAGGACCGCCTGACCTCGCCCGACGCGGTGCGCCTGGTCGAGAACGCGGTGCGCGACCACTTCGACCACTTCCTCACCGACAACATGGACCGCGGCAAGGCGCTGCTGGGCACCATCCTGGAACGCATGGACGAGCGCCTGCGCCGCAAGGCGGAGCGCGAGATCAAGCGCAAGACCGCGACGAGCGCGCGCAAGCTGCGCCTGCCGGGCAAGCTCACCGACTGCTCGGGCGAGGGCAAGGGCGAGACCGAGCTGTTCATCGTCGAAGGCGACAGCGCGGGCGGCTCGGCCAAGCAGGCGCGCGACCGCAAGACCCAGGCGATCCTGCCGATCCGCGGCAAGATCCTCAACGTTGCCAGCGCCAGCGCCGACAAGATCCGCGCCAACCAGGAGATCGCCGACCTCCAGCTCGCGCTTGGCTGCGGTATCCGCAAGGACTGCAACCCGGACAACCTGCGCTACGACCGCATCGTCATCATGACCGACGCCGATGTCGACGGCGCCCACATCGCCACGCTGCTGATGACGTTCTTCTTCCAGGAAATGCCCGAGATCGTGCGGCGCGGGCACCTCTATCTCGCGCAACCGCCGCTCTACCGACTCACGTCGGGCGCAAGTTCGGCCTACGCCCGCGACGACGCCCACCGCGCCGAGCTGGAGAAGACGAAGTTCAAGGGCAAGAAGGTCGAGGTCGGCCGCTTCAAGGGCTTGGGCGAGATGAACCCCGGCCAGCTGCGCGAAACCACTATGAGTCCCGAAACCCGCTCGCTGATCCGCATCACCCTTCCGCCCGAGTACGAGGGCCGCGCCGCGGTGAAGGACCTCGTCGACCGCCTGATGGGCCGCAACCCCGAACACCGCTTCCAATTCATCCAGAACCGCGCGGGCGAGATCGATCCGGAGCTAATCGATGCTTAG
- a CDS encoding penicillin-binding protein activator, which yields MIERRLAQMKMARRNLLAAAAMATLAACAVVPKGPVAPPPPRPTPAPTTSELPTDTQHHRIALLVPMSGANGAVGQSIANAATMALMDTNAKNLRITNYDTSAGAGVAASRAIADGNQLILGPLLADDIPAVAAAARSAKVPLISFSNDQSAAARDVYVMGSLPGSSVRRTVRYAREHGVTSFAALVPKGDYGERASQSLIAEARAAGGTIMAMESYDRSTASITAAATKLRARGAFDAILIADSGGLSARAAGLLKARGSATPRLLGTELWSGEKAITTAPALNGAWFSAVSDSRFPQFVSSYRTRFGAAPYRIATLGYDAVLLTLRVARDWKPGRAFPTAALTSTDGFLGLDGAFRFNKDGVIDRALEVREVSGGAVKVVSPAATKFGG from the coding sequence ATGATCGAACGGCGATTGGCGCAGATGAAAATGGCCCGGCGCAACCTGCTTGCCGCGGCAGCGATGGCAACGCTGGCCGCTTGCGCCGTGGTGCCCAAGGGACCGGTCGCGCCGCCGCCACCTAGGCCCACGCCGGCACCCACCACGAGCGAACTTCCCACCGATACGCAGCATCACCGGATCGCCCTGCTCGTGCCCATGAGCGGCGCCAACGGTGCAGTCGGGCAGTCAATCGCCAACGCGGCGACGATGGCGCTGATGGACACCAATGCGAAGAACCTGCGCATCACCAATTACGACACCTCGGCCGGCGCCGGCGTCGCCGCCTCGCGCGCGATCGCCGACGGTAACCAGCTGATCCTCGGGCCTCTGCTGGCAGACGATATCCCGGCGGTCGCGGCGGCCGCTCGCAGCGCCAAGGTGCCGCTGATCTCGTTCTCTAACGACCAGAGTGCCGCCGCGCGCGACGTCTACGTGATGGGCAGCCTGCCCGGCTCGTCGGTGCGCCGTACGGTCCGCTATGCGCGCGAGCATGGCGTCACCAGCTTTGCCGCGCTTGTGCCCAAGGGCGACTATGGCGAGCGCGCCTCGCAGTCGCTGATCGCCGAAGCGCGCGCGGCTGGCGGCACGATCATGGCGATGGAGAGCTACGACCGCAGCACGGCCTCGATCACGGCGGCCGCCACCAAGCTGCGAGCGCGCGGTGCCTTCGACGCCATCCTGATCGCGGACAGCGGCGGGCTTTCGGCGCGGGCGGCTGGCCTGCTCAAGGCGCGCGGCAGCGCCACGCCGCGCCTGCTCGGTACCGAGCTTTGGAGCGGCGAGAAGGCGATCACCACCGCACCCGCGCTGAACGGCGCCTGGTTCTCGGCGGTGTCCGACAGCCGCTTCCCGCAGTTCGTCAGCAGCTATCGCACGCGTTTTGGCGCGGCGCCCTATCGTATCGCCACCCTCGGCTATGATGCGGTGCTGTTGACGCTGCGGGTCGCGCGCGATTGGAAGCCCGGCCGCGCCTTTCCCACTGCGGCCCTGACCTCAACCGATGGATTCCTTGGCCTCGACGGTGCGTTCCGCTTCAACAAGGACGGCGTGATCGACCGAGCCTTGGAAGTGCGTGAGGTCAGCGGCGGCGCGGTGAAGGTGGTCAGCCCTGCGGCGACCAAGTTCGGGGGCTGA
- the rsmI gene encoding 16S rRNA (cytidine(1402)-2'-O)-methyltransferase, whose translation MEQPLSPGLYIVATPIGNLGDITVRAVEVLGAVAVVACEDTRVTGKLLNHLGLKKRMVRYDDHADAGARDRLLAAMREEPVALVSDAGTPLISDPGYRLVRAAREEGIAVTSLPGPSAAVVALTLSGLPNDRFLFAGFLPNKVKAREDVLRELAAVPATLVFYETAPRLLDALAAIGSVLPGREVAVARELTKRFEECRHGSPEEIAAHYAAHPPKGEIVLLVGPPPDEPMGEVDADALLLAALATEKPSQAAAQVAKATGLDRKKLYARALELK comes from the coding sequence ATGGAACAGCCGCTCTCGCCGGGCCTCTACATAGTCGCGACCCCGATTGGCAACCTTGGCGACATCACCGTGCGAGCCGTCGAGGTGCTGGGCGCGGTCGCGGTGGTAGCGTGCGAGGACACGCGCGTCACGGGAAAGCTGCTGAATCATCTCGGTTTGAAGAAGCGGATGGTGCGCTATGACGACCATGCCGATGCCGGGGCGCGCGATCGCCTGCTGGCCGCGATGCGAGAGGAGCCGGTGGCGCTGGTGAGCGATGCCGGCACGCCGCTGATCTCCGACCCCGGCTATCGCCTGGTGCGTGCGGCGCGAGAGGAGGGGATCGCCGTCACCAGCCTGCCGGGCCCGAGTGCGGCGGTGGTGGCGCTGACGCTGTCGGGCCTGCCGAACGACCGCTTCCTGTTTGCCGGGTTCCTGCCCAACAAGGTCAAGGCGCGCGAAGACGTGCTGCGAGAACTCGCGGCAGTGCCGGCGACGCTGGTGTTCTACGAGACGGCACCGCGGCTGCTCGATGCCTTGGCGGCGATCGGATCGGTACTGCCGGGGCGTGAAGTCGCGGTCGCGCGAGAGCTGACCAAGCGGTTCGAGGAATGCCGCCATGGCTCGCCCGAGGAGATCGCAGCGCACTATGCCGCGCATCCACCCAAGGGCGAGATCGTGTTGCTGGTCGGTCCGCCCCCAGACGAGCCCATGGGCGAGGTCGATGCCGACGCGCTGCTGTTGGCGGCTCTGGCCACCGAAAAGCCATCCCAGGCCGCGGCGCAAGTGGCCAAGGCAACCGGGCTGGACCGCAAGAAGCTCTATGCGCGCGCGCTCGAACTGAAGTGA